Proteins encoded together in one Amblyomma americanum isolate KBUSLIRL-KWMA chromosome 1, ASM5285725v1, whole genome shotgun sequence window:
- the LOC144115696 gene encoding uncharacterized protein LOC144115696 — translation MEASDVCKKDEHQRYRRQHSNLFATATGAVVTLFCTAVFRRSASKEPLAPRCSSDGCEAHLLGDDVMSPTKDIHDYKCTSKRSGHHRFGRAFWEHAVGAAESLVRSADGSCRIALPAALLYKPCQDVAFRKKVETEPLRGPLGDVGPQERCSSWVFWCSIMLMPSMTNSDATSQDHSSFDEALEAHQHSYSRDG, via the exons ATGGAGGCTTCCGACGTCTGCAAAAAGGATGAACATCAGCGATACCGCAGGCAGCACAGCAACCTCTTCGCGACGGCCACCGGCGCCGTTGTCACCCTCTTCTGCACGGCAGTCTTCCG ACGGAGTGCGAGCAAAGAACCGCTTGCGCCCCGGTGCTCCAGCGACGGCTGCGAGGCGCACCTTCTCGGCGACGATGTCATGAGCCCCACTAAAGACATCCACGACTACAAGTGCACGAGCAAGCGCAGCGGACATCACCGCTTCGGGCGGGCTTTCTGGGAGCACGCGGTCGGCGCCGCCGAGTCGCTGGTGCGCAGTGCGGACGGGTCTTGCCGCATCGCCCTGCCG GCTGCTCTTCTGTACAAGCCTTGCCAAGACGTCGCTTTTAGAAAAAAAGTCGAGACTGAGCCGCTCAGAGGTCCCTTGGGTGACGTGGGACCACAAGAGCGCTGCTCGAGCTGGGTCTTCTGGTGCTCtattatgctgatgccgtcaaTGACCAACAGTGATGCCACCAGCCAAGACCACAGCAGCTTCGACGAGGCACTAGAAGCGCACCAACACTCGTACTCGCGGGAC